One window of Acropora palmata chromosome 1, jaAcrPala1.3, whole genome shotgun sequence genomic DNA carries:
- the LOC141897556 gene encoding E3 ubiquitin-protein ligase CCNB1IP1-like, with the protein MDNDLLCNFRKCRKRLNTNAWVTSCSHIFCDDDGTREFNKNLVCPACETDLSGKFDVIRVDLQASEQFKSMVLAGQKPEVIMEICSRALAFWTYQTHQEKMYQDYVANKAKEKATQLEQYYNQVLSKVQAELKSLKTERSNDKKELEDTKKQYSELSERLMEKNRQYLKLQRMYDSLRRKSITPAVLEGRNDSSVESRGIAGQMSKHLFEIPLGTGADLLRRTSSAADVRYPAERDFNVFEANIPQTSARAPSPSLRQGNEAHDNGTGKFTLDFVGTPGIGRRLGQKGLNNN; encoded by the exons ATGGATAATGACCTCCTCTGCAATTTTAGGAAGTGCAGGAAAAGGCTGAACACAAATGCTTGG GTTACTTCTTGCTCTC atattttttgtgatgatgATGGAACTAGAGAATTCAACAAGAACCTTGTGTGTCCTGCAT GTGAAACAGATCTCAGTGGTAAATTTGATGTCATTCGAGTGGATCTGCAAGCATCCGAGCAATTTAAATCT ATGGTATTAGCTGGGCAGAAACCAGAAGTGATAATGGAAATTTGTTCCAGGGCACTGGCATTCTGGACATACCAA ACCCATCAGGAGAAAATGTATCAAGACTATGTTGCCAacaaggcaaaagaaaaggcaacTCAACTGGAACAGTACTACAACCAAGTCCTTTCCAAAGTTCAAGCTGAACTTAAGT CTTTAAAAACTGAAAGATCAA atgaCAAGAAAGAGCTGGAAGACACGAAAAAGCAGTACAGTGAACTATCCGAAAGACTAATGGAGAAGAACAGACAGTACCTCAAACTACAG AGGATGTACGACTCATTGAGGAG AAAAAGTATAACACCAGCAGTACTGGAGGGACGCAACGATAGCTCTGTGGAATCGAGAGGAATAGCGGGGCAGATGTCGAAACACCTGTTTGAGATTCCTTTAGGGACTGGCGCAG ACTTACTCAGGCGCACTTCCAGCGCAGCTGATGTAAGGTACCCCGCGGAAA GAGATTTTAATGTGTTTGAGGCCAATATTCCGCAAACGTCAGCTAGAGCTCCTTCACCAAGCTTGAGACAAGGTAACGAGGCACATGATAACGGAACTGGCAAATTCACTCTTGATTTTGTGGGAACGCCTGGAATCGGTCGACGACTCGGACAAAAAGGCTTAAATAATAACTAA
- the LOC141891725 gene encoding protein CutA homolog isoform X2 encodes MFVLRGLFVASLAGYWRLFPRRFLMAASSSDGEYSSAFVTCPNTDVAKKIARGLVQKKIAACVNIIPGITSVYTWEDKVEEDAEVLMMIKTRTNRLGDLTDYVRKEHPYDVPEVISVKLGEGNPAYLQWIRDTVPDK; translated from the exons ATGTTCGTTCTTCGTGGCTTGTTTGTGGCTTCTCTTGCGGGGTATTGGAGGTTATTCCCACGACGTTTTCTCATGGCTGCAAGCTCTTCAGATGGAGAATATTCATCTGCATTTGTTACCTGCCCTAATACAGATGTTGCCAAGAAAATTGCACG AGGGCTGGTTCAAAAGAAGATTGCTGCCTGCGTGAATATCATACCTGGGATTACTTCAGT TTACACTTGGGAAGATAAAGTAGAAGAAGATGCTGAAGTTTTAATG atgataaaaacaagaacaaacagATTGGGAGACCTCACCGATTACGTCAG aaaagaacatccttacgaCGTACCTGAAGTTATTAGTGTGAAG CTTGGCGAGGGAAATCCAGCCTACCTGCAGTGGATTAGAGACACTGTTCCCGAcaagtaa